In Streptomyces capitiformicae, one genomic interval encodes:
- a CDS encoding class I SAM-dependent methyltransferase has translation MDPADFYTGIVAEIYGPLKSVSQDPEPYAAFIQQIGGPALELGCGDGDPLLELRRRGLEVDGVDSSSDMLERLRRRADEQGIRVTVFHQRMEALNLPRRYRTVFLAGPTFTLLPDDTTALAALRGIRAHLAEGGTALVPLFTPAPTSADQIGRVRTAAAPDGAELRVSAVAEQRDETTRTQTTLLRYERHHGSDSTVVERPWLMHWYSQDQFEKLAATAGLAVTAVTDQDGEPAPANDTDLLHFRLQAM, from the coding sequence GTGGACCCAGCTGACTTCTACACCGGCATCGTCGCGGAGATCTACGGACCGCTGAAGTCCGTCTCCCAGGATCCCGAGCCCTACGCAGCCTTCATTCAGCAAATTGGGGGGCCGGCGCTGGAGTTGGGGTGCGGAGACGGTGATCCTCTGCTCGAACTGCGCCGACGCGGCCTGGAGGTCGACGGCGTCGACTCCTCCTCGGACATGCTGGAGCGTCTCCGGCGCCGGGCAGACGAACAAGGCATCCGTGTCACCGTGTTCCACCAGCGTATGGAGGCGTTGAACCTGCCCCGCCGCTACCGGACGGTCTTCCTCGCCGGGCCGACCTTCACCCTGCTTCCCGACGACACCACGGCGCTCGCCGCCCTGCGCGGCATCCGCGCTCACCTGGCTGAGGGCGGCACCGCCCTGGTGCCCTTGTTCACCCCCGCGCCGACTTCAGCCGATCAGATCGGCCGGGTGCGTACGGCCGCCGCACCCGACGGCGCCGAGCTTCGGGTGTCCGCAGTCGCCGAGCAACGCGACGAGACGACTCGGACACAGACGACGCTTCTACGCTACGAACGGCACCACGGCTCAGACAGCACAGTCGTAGAGCGCCCCTGGCTCATGCACTGGTACTCCCAGGACCAGTTCGAGAAGCTGGCCGCGACCGCCGGCCTGGCCGTGACCGCGGTCACCGATCAGGACGGCGAGCCCGCCCCTGCCAACGACACCGACCTGCTGCACTTCCGACTCCAAGCCATGTGA
- a CDS encoding DUF5685 family protein yields the protein MFGIIRPCRHRLGEGMRTEWMAHLCGLCLALRGEYGQFARVATNYDGLIVSVLTEAQSERTGDWRRGAGPCPLRGMRSADVAQGEGARLAATVSLVLAAAKIRDHVADGDGLLGRRPVTLAARRIAHGWDRAGAAGGERLGFDTGVLLAAVERQPEIERLTGPGGSLLTVTEPTETATAAAFAHTAVLADRPGNAEPLAEAGRLFGRLAHLLDAVEDLDADQASGAWNPIAVTGVDRAEVRRLCDDAIHGIRLALSEAEFVDGRLVRALLGGELERAVDRVFDPRHRHHQHRHQVRSPRMLPWLGRRTATESPSETGTGTACGVGALAGAAPEGVSMASGRPQEGQCRRCGQWRRLCRDCGLCVNCCTCTDDAGQDDGEPWQFGEGNRNGGSGQDGSGGDGWFGGPGGGNSGGSSGGAGGGGRGSGGSGGSGGGSGDGCGGGGGCCNPCKCCDCCD from the coding sequence GTGTTCGGAATCATCAGGCCATGCCGTCATCGCCTGGGCGAGGGCATGCGTACCGAGTGGATGGCGCATCTGTGTGGGCTGTGCCTGGCGCTGCGCGGCGAGTACGGGCAGTTCGCGCGGGTGGCCACCAACTACGACGGCCTGATCGTCTCGGTGCTGACCGAGGCGCAGTCGGAGCGTACCGGCGACTGGCGGCGAGGCGCCGGCCCGTGCCCGCTGCGCGGGATGCGGTCGGCGGACGTGGCGCAGGGCGAGGGCGCGCGGCTGGCGGCGACGGTGTCGCTGGTGCTGGCCGCGGCGAAGATACGTGATCATGTCGCCGACGGCGACGGCCTGCTGGGTCGCCGCCCGGTAACGCTGGCGGCACGCCGGATCGCCCACGGCTGGGACCGTGCGGGCGCCGCGGGCGGCGAACGGCTCGGCTTCGACACCGGGGTGCTGCTCGCCGCGGTCGAACGCCAGCCGGAGATCGAGCGGTTGACCGGCCCCGGCGGCTCGCTGCTGACGGTCACGGAGCCCACGGAGACGGCAACCGCCGCCGCTTTCGCGCACACGGCGGTGCTCGCCGACCGCCCGGGCAACGCCGAACCGCTGGCGGAAGCCGGACGTCTGTTCGGTCGGCTGGCGCATCTGCTGGACGCGGTGGAGGACCTGGACGCGGACCAGGCGTCCGGCGCGTGGAACCCGATCGCCGTGACCGGCGTGGACCGCGCTGAGGTGCGCCGGCTCTGCGACGACGCCATCCATGGGATCCGACTCGCCCTGTCCGAGGCCGAGTTCGTCGACGGGCGGCTGGTACGGGCGCTTCTGGGCGGCGAGTTGGAACGAGCCGTCGACCGCGTCTTCGACCCCCGGCACCGTCACCACCAGCACCGCCACCAGGTGCGGAGCCCGCGCATGCTGCCCTGGCTGGGACGCCGTACGGCGACGGAATCGCCCTCGGAGACCGGCACGGGCACGGCCTGCGGCGTCGGGGCGCTTGCGGGCGCGGCCCCGGAGGGCGTCTCGATGGCGTCGGGCCGGCCGCAGGAGGGACAGTGCCGGCGGTGTGGCCAGTGGCGCCGGTTGTGCCGCGATTGCGGGTTGTGCGTCAACTGCTGCACCTGCACCGACGACGCCGGCCAGGACGACGGAGAGCCCTGGCAGTTCGGCGAGGGCAACCGCAACGGCGGCTCGGGCCAGGACGGTTCCGGAGGCGACGGCTGGTTCGGAGGCCCGGGTGGCGGCAACTCGGGCGGCTCCTCCGGCGGTGCGGGCGGCGGCGGTCGTGGGTCCGGTGGCTCTGGTGGTTCCGGCGGTGGCTCGGGTGACGGCTGCGGCGGCGGCGGTGGCTGCTGCAACCCGTGCAAGTGCTGCGACTGCTGCGACTGA
- a CDS encoding GNAT family N-acetyltransferase — protein sequence MYEESTSLAWRPLAVEDAKASADLLNAIETVDKIGENYNEEDTLQELIDPYADLERASLAAFDGDVMVGYMKVRYKPSAEEVHRVLLDGGVHPGYRRRGVGTRLVEAGVAAAKVLHALHHPTLRLVVDVHKGEHIAGVAELLRSQGFAPFRYFQRMEHLLGDALGDAAIPDGLQVEPWSERNDEDFRLIRNEAFKDHWGSTPMPVDMWKNKITNQTFRPEVSFLLRDVANGAPAGMLVTMNWEADTVATGIRDAHFMLIGTLRDYRKRGVASALIRHALRAAADQDYDRAVLSVDSANPSRAFGVFEKAGFMPKMRYVRWALEV from the coding sequence GTGTACGAAGAATCTACTTCTCTGGCGTGGCGGCCGCTTGCCGTCGAGGACGCCAAGGCGTCGGCCGACCTCCTCAACGCGATCGAGACCGTTGACAAGATCGGCGAGAACTACAATGAGGAGGACACTCTCCAGGAACTGATCGACCCTTACGCAGACCTGGAGCGAGCGAGCCTCGCCGCCTTCGACGGCGACGTGATGGTCGGCTACATGAAGGTCCGCTACAAGCCGTCCGCGGAAGAGGTCCATCGGGTCCTCTTGGACGGCGGGGTCCACCCTGGGTACCGCCGCCGGGGTGTCGGCACCCGGCTCGTGGAAGCGGGAGTGGCGGCGGCGAAGGTGCTGCACGCATTGCATCACCCGACGCTCAGGCTCGTGGTCGACGTCCATAAGGGCGAGCACATCGCCGGCGTGGCGGAACTTCTCCGCTCCCAGGGCTTCGCCCCGTTCCGCTATTTCCAGCGCATGGAGCACCTGCTGGGAGACGCGCTCGGCGACGCGGCGATCCCCGACGGGTTGCAGGTCGAACCGTGGTCGGAGCGGAACGACGAGGATTTCCGGTTGATCCGGAATGAGGCGTTCAAGGACCACTGGGGTTCGACGCCGATGCCCGTGGACATGTGGAAGAACAAGATCACCAACCAGACGTTCAGGCCCGAGGTCAGCTTCCTGCTCCGGGATGTGGCGAACGGTGCTCCGGCGGGCATGCTGGTGACCATGAACTGGGAGGCCGATACGGTGGCCACCGGCATCCGCGACGCGCACTTCATGCTCATTGGAACGCTCCGGGACTACCGGAAGCGGGGGGTTGCCAGCGCGCTGATCAGACACGCGCTGCGGGCCGCCGCCGACCAGGACTACGACCGCGCCGTCTTGAGCGTGGACTCGGCGAACCCCTCCAGGGCGTTCGGAGTCTTCGAGAAGGCCGGCTTCATGCCGAAGATGCGGTATGTGCGCTGGGCGCTTGAGGTCTGA
- a CDS encoding SRPBCC family protein, with product MSTVKEAVDVEVPVHTAYNQWTQFEEFPRFMEGVEEVRQLDERHNHWTTKIGGVRREFDTEIVDQMPDDRITWRVIEGEPRQRGSVRFERLDDTHTRVELTMDVEPSGMAEKGADMLGLIDRRVKGDLRRFKDYIERRGGETGAWRGRVRPGDPGSV from the coding sequence ATGAGCACGGTAAAGGAAGCGGTGGACGTCGAGGTCCCTGTGCACACCGCCTACAACCAGTGGACGCAGTTCGAGGAGTTCCCCAGGTTCATGGAGGGCGTTGAGGAGGTACGGCAGCTCGACGAACGGCACAACCACTGGACCACCAAGATCGGCGGGGTGCGGCGAGAGTTCGACACCGAGATCGTCGACCAGATGCCGGACGACCGGATCACCTGGCGCGTCATCGAGGGCGAGCCCCGGCAGCGGGGGTCGGTCAGGTTCGAGCGGCTGGACGACACCCACACACGGGTGGAACTCACGATGGACGTCGAGCCCTCCGGTATGGCCGAGAAGGGCGCGGACATGCTTGGCCTGATCGACCGCCGGGTCAAGGGTGACCTACGCCGCTTCAAGGACTACATCGAAAGGCGCGGGGGAGAGACGGGCGCCTGGCGGGGGCGGGTGCGGCCTGGGGATCCTGGTTCGGTATGA
- a CDS encoding RICIN domain-containing protein, which translates to MCALDAFAYVSFPLKDAHYKILNRNSGKAIDVASGSTSDGANIIQWNDSGAVNQNWRYVEVGDGSFKIVSRHSGKLLDVNNGSTADGASVIQWADNNGANQHRTLVASGNGYYKIKNVKSGKLLSVSGSSTTAGAQLVQTTDTNAAGQLWQVVNVD; encoded by the coding sequence GTGTGCGCACTGGACGCGTTCGCCTACGTCTCCTTCCCTCTCAAGGACGCCCACTACAAGATCCTCAACAGGAACAGCGGAAAGGCGATCGACGTCGCAAGTGGATCCACCTCCGACGGAGCGAACATCATCCAGTGGAACGACAGCGGAGCCGTGAACCAGAACTGGCGGTACGTCGAGGTGGGTGACGGCAGTTTCAAGATAGTCAGCCGGCACAGCGGCAAACTGCTGGACGTCAACAACGGTTCCACCGCGGACGGCGCGTCCGTCATCCAGTGGGCCGACAACAACGGAGCGAACCAGCACCGGACACTGGTCGCCAGCGGAAACGGATACTACAAGATCAAGAATGTGAAGAGCGGCAAGCTGCTCTCGGTGTCCGGCTCGTCGACGACAGCGGGCGCTCAGCTCGTCCAGACGACGGACACCAACGCCGCCGGCCAGCTCTGGCAGGTGGTGAACGTGGACTGA
- a CDS encoding oxygenase MpaB family protein — translation MLTVVREQLGQALFRRVAGPDGPAARARIHDTPGPRWFGPDRPIRTVHGDASMFIGGLSALLLQSLHPLAMAAVAGHSGYRGDPWSRLQRTSTFLAVTTYGTAADAQRAVDHVRGIHERIRGTTAEGVPYHAADPHLLGWVHAAEADSFLRAHERYGARPLDAVGYDAYVADTARVAEALGVSDPPRDRRELSERLIAYRPELRATPQARNAARFLLFQPPLPLAARPFYGALAANAVALLPPWARSMLWLPRVPVVEDLAIRPTGQALTRTIRWAMTPPRTLRARREVRHA, via the coding sequence GTGCTGACCGTAGTCCGTGAACAGCTGGGCCAGGCCCTGTTCCGCCGTGTCGCCGGCCCCGACGGACCGGCGGCACGTGCCCGCATCCACGACACCCCCGGACCGCGCTGGTTCGGACCCGACCGCCCGATCCGCACGGTCCACGGTGACGCCTCGATGTTCATCGGCGGGCTGAGCGCACTGCTCCTGCAGTCCCTCCATCCGCTCGCCATGGCGGCCGTGGCCGGGCACTCCGGTTACCGCGGCGACCCATGGAGCCGACTGCAGCGCACCAGCACTTTCCTGGCCGTGACGACCTACGGCACCGCCGCGGATGCCCAGCGGGCGGTCGACCACGTCCGCGGCATCCACGAACGGATTCGCGGGACGACGGCCGAGGGCGTGCCGTACCACGCGGCCGATCCGCACCTGCTCGGCTGGGTGCACGCCGCCGAGGCGGACAGCTTCCTGCGCGCCCACGAACGCTACGGAGCCCGCCCGCTGGACGCCGTCGGCTACGACGCCTACGTCGCCGACACCGCGCGCGTCGCCGAGGCTCTGGGGGTGAGCGACCCACCACGCGACCGTCGCGAGCTGTCCGAGCGCCTGATCGCCTACCGGCCCGAACTGCGCGCCACACCCCAGGCCAGGAATGCCGCCCGCTTCCTGCTGTTCCAGCCTCCCCTGCCCCTTGCGGCACGGCCCTTCTACGGCGCCCTGGCCGCGAACGCCGTCGCCCTGCTCCCGCCCTGGGCCCGCAGCATGCTGTGGCTGCCCCGTGTGCCGGTCGTCGAGGACCTCGCCATACGGCCCACCGGCCAGGCCCTCACCCGGACCATCCGCTGGGCCATGACCCCACCACGCACCCTCCGAGCGCGCCGGGAAGTGAGGCACGCGTGA
- a CDS encoding PP2C family protein-serine/threonine phosphatase, with protein sequence MIVLLALGIELSPAHVIYTGPILAAMPALASLTMGPKGTLSTATGAVAVTLITATLHQSWGGQVYSNLVAALVVSIASVTMSKAVRTRRQSELDQVRRVAVAAQQVLLRPVPARLGPVRVASMYLAAETEAQIGGDLYEALQTRYGVRMIVGDVRGKGLPAVRLAAVVLGAFREAVHYEDDLVEVMNRCAAALRRESAAPGAVGQDEARDQVEDFVTAVVAQVPDTCVVQVVNRGHPPPLLLRQGKVQALMPSSPLPPLGLEDFITGPPTKPESYSFAPGDRLLLHTDGVIEARNRDNHFFALPQAMEAVYSRTPPEFLEQLHQALIRHTTQGRLADDAAMLLVDRLDEEAGTQVDAAAAFSVDATR encoded by the coding sequence ATGATCGTACTGCTGGCGCTGGGGATCGAGCTCTCGCCCGCACACGTTATCTATACCGGTCCCATCCTCGCCGCGATGCCGGCATTGGCTTCGCTGACGATGGGCCCGAAAGGCACCCTCTCGACAGCGACCGGGGCTGTGGCTGTCACCCTGATCACGGCCACCCTGCACCAGAGCTGGGGTGGCCAGGTCTACAGCAATCTCGTGGCCGCCCTCGTGGTGTCCATAGCCAGTGTCACCATGAGCAAGGCCGTGCGTACCCGTCGGCAGAGCGAGCTCGACCAGGTTCGCCGGGTCGCCGTGGCAGCCCAACAAGTCCTCCTGCGACCTGTACCCGCCCGGCTGGGCCCGGTGCGGGTGGCCAGCATGTATCTCGCGGCTGAGACGGAAGCGCAGATCGGCGGTGATTTGTACGAGGCGCTGCAGACACGGTACGGGGTTCGGATGATCGTGGGGGATGTCCGCGGCAAGGGGCTTCCTGCCGTGCGCTTGGCCGCAGTCGTACTGGGTGCGTTCCGGGAGGCCGTCCACTATGAGGACGACCTGGTGGAGGTGATGAATCGCTGCGCCGCTGCGTTGAGACGGGAGAGCGCCGCACCGGGTGCGGTCGGCCAGGACGAGGCGAGAGACCAGGTGGAGGACTTCGTCACCGCGGTCGTGGCTCAGGTACCCGACACATGCGTCGTCCAGGTGGTCAACCGTGGCCATCCGCCCCCACTGCTGCTGCGCCAGGGCAAGGTCCAGGCGCTGATGCCCAGCTCACCACTGCCACCGCTGGGCCTGGAAGACTTCATCACCGGTCCTCCCACCAAGCCGGAGAGCTACTCCTTCGCACCCGGCGACCGTCTGCTGCTGCACACCGACGGCGTGATCGAAGCCCGCAATCGCGACAACCACTTCTTTGCCCTGCCCCAGGCCATGGAAGCGGTGTACTCCCGCACCCCGCCGGAGTTCCTGGAACAGCTGCACCAGGCATTGATCCGCCACACCACTCAGGGCCGCCTTGCGGACGATGCCGCGATGCTCCTCGTGGACCGGCTCGACGAAGAAGCAGGCACACAGGTCGACGCAGCCGCTGCCTTCTCCGTCGACGCAACGCGTTGA
- a CDS encoding YhjD/YihY/BrkB family envelope integrity protein gives MNDASGSGASRESRPHHHRLRARWHDSAVGRLWRHGNDLELLHRAMGFSALGLVTLVPLLIVVAAALPFRERGFALWVIDGMSLSGPPADAVRELFSAPRRVLSATSALSGLLVALFGVSFAASVQNGYERIWEVPAGPWHHVWRRVVWLAALTGYLLAETQSGAVLRDGLAQSVIRLMLASLFGVLFFWWGQHFLLGERVPWRALFPGAVATMAGLGGLRWFSDQVFSPLIVSNAVTYGAVGTVLIVQAWLVGVGFVVFGGPLLGRHVHHGWRRGN, from the coding sequence GTGAACGACGCCTCCGGCTCCGGCGCTTCGCGGGAGTCACGGCCGCATCACCACCGTCTGCGCGCCCGTTGGCACGACTCGGCCGTCGGACGGCTTTGGCGGCACGGCAACGACCTGGAACTGCTGCATCGGGCCATGGGATTCTCCGCGTTGGGCCTGGTCACCCTGGTCCCGCTGCTGATCGTCGTCGCGGCGGCGCTCCCCTTCCGGGAACGGGGATTCGCCCTGTGGGTGATCGACGGGATGAGCCTGTCCGGACCCCCGGCCGACGCGGTGCGCGAACTGTTCTCCGCGCCGCGCAGGGTGCTGAGCGCCACGAGTGCCCTGAGCGGGCTGCTCGTGGCGCTGTTCGGCGTCAGTTTCGCGGCGAGTGTGCAGAACGGCTACGAAAGGATCTGGGAGGTGCCCGCGGGTCCGTGGCACCACGTGTGGCGCCGCGTAGTGTGGCTCGCCGCGCTGACGGGCTATCTGCTCGCCGAGACGCAGAGCGGGGCGGTGCTGCGGGACGGGCTGGCGCAGTCTGTCATCCGGCTCATGCTCGCCTCGCTGTTCGGGGTGCTGTTCTTCTGGTGGGGCCAGCACTTTCTGCTGGGTGAGCGGGTGCCATGGCGTGCCCTGTTCCCGGGCGCGGTGGCCACGATGGCGGGACTGGGGGGCCTGCGCTGGTTCTCGGACCAGGTGTTCTCACCGCTGATCGTGAGCAACGCCGTCACCTATGGGGCCGTCGGCACCGTGCTGATCGTCCAGGCCTGGCTCGTCGGCGTGGGTTTCGTGGTGTTCGGCGGCCCGCTGCTGGGCCGCCATGTGCACCACGGGTGGCGGCGGGGCAACTGA
- a CDS encoding ABC transporter ATP-binding protein encodes MGTTDTRGPTPGRSAVVLALRRYGRELLRLRRLALPALLLPAVGNIGIRYVAPLLIAKLAGQAADGGGLTLSSALPYVLGFGVTLLLAEAVWRIGQHCLNRVDALGMEHLYVSGMDELLAKDAAFFHDNFAGSLTKRVLSFGKRFEDFVDTVTYRIVGSLVPLGFGAVVLWSYEPMLVAGLLVMIALTVVAATPLIRRRQRLVNDREAAIARVSGHVADSLMNMETIRAFAAERREADEHRSRVADSRRLTLRSWDYGNLRVDTLIAPMSVLTNVLGLFVAIAFGGSGQGVEEIVVAFTYYSNATQIMFEFNQIYRRLEGSMTEAAQFTELLLDPPTVLDPTKPEPLAPRDTGIRFEAVTFAHTGAKPIFQGLDLDVPAGARIGLVGRSGGGKTTLTRLLLRMSDIDDGRILIGGQDVSRLRQTDLRSLIAYVPQEPAMFHRSLRDNIAFARPGATDEEIRTAAAAAHVTEFADQLPDGFATLVGERGVKLSGGQRQRVALARAILRDAPILLLDEATSALDSESEILVQDALWRLMEGRTALVVAHRLSTVAGMDRLVVLDRGSVVEQGTHEELLAAEGAYAKLWQHQSGGFLGESTESALGGPVPEAGPTGLPGPADPAPDGGRRAWSHARTSTGST; translated from the coding sequence ATGGGGACAACAGATACGCGAGGGCCCACGCCGGGTAGGAGCGCGGTCGTTCTGGCGCTGCGCCGCTACGGCCGGGAACTGCTGCGACTACGACGGCTGGCCCTGCCCGCGCTGCTGTTGCCGGCCGTGGGCAACATCGGCATCCGCTACGTCGCCCCCCTACTGATCGCCAAACTGGCAGGACAGGCCGCCGACGGCGGCGGTCTCACCCTCAGCTCGGCGCTGCCGTACGTGCTGGGCTTCGGTGTGACGCTGCTGCTCGCCGAGGCCGTGTGGCGGATCGGGCAGCACTGCCTGAACCGCGTGGACGCCCTCGGCATGGAACACCTGTACGTGAGCGGCATGGACGAACTCCTCGCCAAGGACGCGGCATTCTTCCACGACAACTTCGCCGGCTCCCTGACCAAACGGGTGCTCAGCTTCGGTAAGCGCTTCGAGGACTTCGTCGACACAGTGACATACCGGATCGTGGGCAGTCTCGTCCCCCTGGGGTTCGGTGCCGTGGTGCTGTGGAGCTACGAACCGATGCTTGTCGCCGGCCTTCTTGTGATGATCGCGCTGACCGTGGTGGCCGCGACGCCTCTGATCCGTCGTCGACAAAGGCTCGTCAACGACCGTGAGGCGGCGATCGCCCGGGTCTCCGGTCACGTCGCCGACAGCCTCATGAACATGGAGACCATCCGGGCGTTCGCGGCCGAGCGGCGGGAGGCCGACGAACACCGCAGCCGTGTCGCGGACTCCCGGCGCCTGACACTGAGGTCGTGGGACTACGGCAATCTGCGCGTCGACACCCTGATCGCCCCCATGTCCGTGCTGACCAACGTGCTGGGTCTGTTCGTCGCCATCGCCTTCGGTGGGTCGGGCCAGGGAGTCGAGGAGATCGTCGTCGCTTTCACCTACTACTCCAATGCCACACAGATCATGTTCGAGTTCAACCAGATCTACCGGCGTCTGGAAGGCTCGATGACCGAGGCCGCGCAGTTCACGGAGCTGCTGCTGGATCCGCCCACCGTGCTCGACCCGACGAAACCCGAACCGCTCGCACCGCGGGACACAGGCATCCGCTTCGAGGCGGTGACCTTCGCCCACACGGGTGCGAAGCCGATTTTCCAGGGACTCGACCTGGATGTGCCCGCGGGCGCACGGATCGGTCTGGTCGGCAGGTCCGGCGGCGGCAAGACCACGCTCACCCGGCTCCTGCTGCGGATGTCGGACATCGACGACGGACGCATCCTGATCGGTGGTCAGGACGTCAGTCGGCTGCGCCAGACCGACCTGCGCTCACTGATCGCCTACGTCCCACAGGAACCTGCCATGTTTCACCGCAGCCTGCGGGACAACATCGCCTTCGCCCGGCCCGGCGCAACCGACGAGGAGATCCGCACGGCGGCCGCGGCCGCGCACGTCACGGAGTTCGCCGACCAACTCCCTGACGGCTTCGCCACTCTGGTGGGGGAGCGGGGAGTCAAACTCTCGGGTGGCCAGCGCCAGCGCGTCGCCCTCGCCAGGGCCATCCTGCGCGACGCCCCGATCCTGCTGCTCGACGAGGCGACCAGCGCGCTGGACTCGGAGAGCGAGATCCTCGTCCAGGACGCCCTGTGGCGGTTGATGGAGGGACGTACGGCTCTCGTGGTCGCCCACCGCCTGAGCACCGTCGCCGGCATGGACCGTCTCGTCGTCCTCGACCGCGGAAGTGTCGTCGAGCAGGGCACCCACGAGGAACTGCTCGCGGCGGAGGGTGCCTACGCCAAGCTGTGGCAGCACCAGTCGGGCGGCTTCCTCGGCGAGAGCACCGAGTCGGCCCTCGGAGGCCCGGTCCCGGAAGCCGGTCCCACCGGGCTGCCCGGACCGGCCGACCCGGCGCCGGACGGGGGCCGCAGGGCGTGGTCGCACGCTCGTACGAGCACCGGGTCCACGTGA